The Salvia miltiorrhiza cultivar Shanhuang (shh) unplaced genomic scaffold, IMPLAD_Smil_shh original_scaffold_381, whole genome shotgun sequence genome contains the following window.
TACGTACCCTTCTTGAGCCCAGGGGAAACATCATCTCCTCTAAATACTAGAGGAACATCAACCTTCAACCAAGCACTAGATGGAGCCCTTATGAATGTAACATTAAGCACCGCATCTGTGCTCGGATGAAGATGGAGCTGACATTTATCAAGAAAGTTTATATCAGTGCATAACCCAAGAATTTCCAACCAGTGCTGTATGAAAACTCAATAGCATTATAGAAATGATAAATCATTATCTAAATTTATGTAATCCAGCTTCCTATCTATCTAAAACCCCTCGCTCAGCAAAGGTTCAATGGCCATTTAGAGCTAGCTCAGCCACATCTCACCACAGAAAACCCCAATATTTCTCAAAATCAGACCAAATTAATCCAATATTTAAACAGTACATCAATCGAATATAAGACATTTTCGCCTTTTTCAAATACATACCATCCGAGGCAATACTCGGACTTTCTCCACAACCTCACCGGACCCGAACTCCGGCCGGACCTCGAGATCAAAGAGCCTGGAGAGAAAGAAAGACCGCCCTAAATGATTCACGAGCTTCTTAACCTGATTGCTCTGCACGGAAATGATGCGCTTGTTGCCGCCGTGCTGGCCATCCTCCGCCTCGAAGACGATGCTCGGAACGCGGCCGGCCTTCCTCTCCTTGGCCGAGATGCTCTTACCGGAGGCATCGCGTGGGATCGCATGGATGGTCTCGTGGTATTTGGGGTCGGGCCTGGGGAATCCGTCCAGGTAAGTGAATGTAGGAAGAGCGTCCACTTCCTGGAGGAGCGCGGCGGTGGAGAAGCGGCGGAGATGGTGGATTGCTGCTCGGCGAATCAGCATTGGATCGGAGGTGTTGGGGGTGGGGTTAAGGAGGGTTTTGAGGGATACAAACGGGAAAGCGGTGACACCAACAGAGACGTCGCTCACATTCCAAATAATTACTTTTGGGCCTAATACTATCATATAAAAGCCCAACTCTACTCCACTTTAAAAACGCCAAATTCTAATACTCCCCCATTCCTTAAAaaacaaatatattaaaaaataatatgaatttcaacaaaagtaagaataaatttgatcaaaaactataataaattttaatattttaattttttctaagtCTTTCGTTCTTGTTTCATATTATATATTCCCGGCAATTTTGTTGACAGTGTTACATCCCAAAATTTtagctatttttgaaaaaacgTGTGTGTCATTCGTGTCTGCAGTTTAATTCCTCTAAAAATCTTATAGATGTAGTATAGACTTCCAACAAAGAAACAGATCTCTTCCAACATATAAACAATACAAATTGTGTTTCTATCTTCTAAGAGCAGTTGTGTATATACtcttaaatttatgtaatttctTAAGAAATTGAAAATATGATGTAGAGATTTCAAGGAAATAGAGAAATactgaaaataatgaaaataaggaAATTGGGAAAGCTGCCGCAGACAGCGAGAAATTGAGAGAATCAACCGAAAACAAGAAAGGTAAGGAAATTGGGAAATATGTTGAGAACGAGAAATTGGAGAAATAGAGAAAAACAAacttttgcaacaaaaaaaaaaaaaaaaaaaatacactgtGATGAATTACAATTACCTGCTCCAGAAAGCTCACGCTCGGCTCAAGCAAATAGTTCTCTCATCATTATAGAAGTAGAAACAAAGAGAATACTCTTTTAGGCTAACGTAAACTTTTTCTTACcaaaatttttctctctttatttttctttttgtagttttgattctcttttaaaatcatcaactttgatttataaaaaaatattcaatatggatgataaattaaagataatgacgatatctttaatttgatttaaaaattataaaatttaaaaccaataaattattatagtttaaagtcacaaaattattttttctctttcttttctctcttctctcctctatcatatcctctctcatttctcattttttaaaatgtcatggctctttcttttctctttcattcattttttcatatttttttattttattttgtatgtttttactatatattactagtattttttatattttactatttatattgttattaaatcagtttaatgcaattacaatgatgaaacttatatttattcattttaaaactctttagcttaaaaatcgaatttttaagcttcaaaatgattcattgaaaaatcattaattgaaacgattatcgattttctttaaaataaaaaataaaagtaaattgaagagtaATTTTGTAGAAGCacgtttatttaaatttactgaaattgcatatattttattttgaaaataaacgacacatatctcatattaaaccctttattttttcactttccaatgatatttaataatttacatATGTATGCACATTATGAATTAGatcaattaattgctatttcaaaaattgaaaattcgaatattttcagattcatatttttattgagattatattgtggataatttaattttttattgatatcattttATGTTTGtattaacttatatatatatatatatatatatatatatatatatatatatagggagaggttcaagaaagaaccataaataaaaaaagaacggagaaccattttcggccattcgatcatcaagatctacggtggatgcatcatcttgttggatgaatatagaacctgggttcgaatcctgaagggagcattttttttaaaattttttagtgcattaattttaacagcgaatgcattaatttttacagtgaatgcattagatttgatggttctctcgttctcacagataatgtagttctctctagaaccacaccctatatatatatatatatatatatatatatatatatataatgtttaatattttaatatttatatttatttatttaaattattgtgcAATTTCGATGAtagtcgtgcatcgcacgagcgggcacgTACTAGTAAATCATTATTTAGGAATTTCCCATAGCGCGACTTTCTGGCaaatttttaaatgatatgacGACGAACTTGGATGATGTGAATATGTAAAGATGGAATGAGAAACGACGTCATTTGGGCACGTCCTCTTAAAATTTGTGATTACAACTCTAGGTGATGAGTCTATAATTAAATCTATCGGATCTATGGTGGGGATTCACTATCGTTTACCTGCGTTCCCATGATTCTCAGGTTTTTCAGAGAATTCTtagaaagaaaacaagaaaatggAGTAAAAGGGGAAAAACAGAGAGCGTGTGTTCCATTTCAAGGTTACaggtatttatagagtacatctgaggggcaaaatagtaattctACAGAGTCACGCCTATTGCGTGCTAACCGCCTACATAGATAGACCTGCTGCTGAAGCGCGAGCCATCGAGTCCTTATCTTCGCTAGACAGACCTGGCTTTATATCCTCTTCTCGAATGTTCCTTCTCCGGACATGAGTCTGCTCTGGATCGTACTCTTTAACTCTTCGCTTTGTCAGTTCTGCCGGTATCCCTTCGCTCTGGCCTTTCTTTCCTTGATCTGCTCTGCTCCGCTCTGGTCTGGCCTCTGGTTGGGCTTTGCTCTTATTCAACTTAAGACACGTGTCATGATCATGGAAGTCCGCACATTTTacccctcatcagctactccccccgtGGTGTGGTCAAATGAGACCATCCAAAGTTTGACCATAGCTCTGCTATGATTTTGAAGCTAATAGCTACTCCCCCTGGTATGGTCAGACGAGACCGTCCAGAGTCTGATCATAGCTCTACTCTGATTTTGAAGCTAATAGCTACTCCCCCCTGGTATGGTCAGACGAGACCGTCCAGAGTCTGATCATTCGTCAGCTATGCTCTTGATAGCATACTATTTTGGTTCATAAGCAAGAAAATCAACTTATCAAAT
Protein-coding sequences here:
- the LOC131004334 gene encoding uncharacterized protein LOC131004334 — translated: MIVLGPKVIIWNVSDVSVGVTAFPFVSLKTLLNPTPNTSDPMLIRRAAIHHLRRFSTAALLQEVDALPTFTYLDGFPRPDPKYHETIHAIPRDASGKSISAKERKAGRVPSIVFEAEDGQHGGNKRIISVQSNQVKKLVNHLGRSFFLSRLFDLEVRPEFGSGEVVEKVRVLPRMLHLHPSTDAVLNVTFIRAPSSAWLKVDVPLVFRGDDVSPGLKKGSSLNIIKRTVKYLCPADIIPPFIDVDLSELDVGEKIVAGNLNVHPALKLLRSKDEAVVKIMGARVSEQRKSK